The sequence CTAGCTTTCTGTGTATTCTGTATTTCTGcctgatttaaataaataaacttcttcTCTGTGTGCCCTCCCATACACCACGGTGTAATAATAATAttgtctaataataataatattattgtctctaataataaactttgtacctgtttttacaatttttgcctccttgaaacattccTGCTTTCAAACGGGGGAAACAGCCAGGGCCCCTTTGCTTCTAGTCTCTAGCCCCTGGTGGTatagtggctaggattcctggttttcatccaggctacccaggttcaattcctgggcagggaactgagatctctCTTCAGGACCACTCACTGCCGTCTCTCCGAGATCATAACCAGTTTATGTCGTGTCCtcaatggctatgtcattcttttaaaggttgtgccctgcccctttcCTATCTCAGTGTGGAGATCTATTCATCTTGTGGCTGCCTGAGACAAGCCTCGTATATAAGTTCCCTCGTTtgttaaacctgccacctacaaatccggagtggtctgcctctttctttggtttcTCCTTGCCTTCTGTGTATGGGGGTCAGTTTCAAATTTCACCTGGGGAACTCCTGGGGTTGGGAACCAACATTCCTCCTAAGCAGTGGGAATAATGGGGTACTTCAAGGGGACCCCATAGTCTTGAGATTGTAAAGTGAAAGAAAGTCTTTCAGAAAGTTCTGAGGACTGTTCCACCggttagaggtcaaagcacagttgtATAGTTTTTGAGTCAAGGTTTTGACAGTTTACGTAGTCCAGATCTGCACATACAAGGTGAGTAGTGGGTTATCATGACCCTTTACAGGATtgagaaagaaatgttatttcCTAAGGAGCAACCTTCCTGGCGCCGGAAGCTCTTTTCTTTCAAGCAGGCACGACTGTGTTAAGgataatgcagatgcacaatgcACGCTAAAGGGGAGCAGGTAGTGGCCCAAACGGCAGAGAGAATTTTATGTTAAAAGTTTTTTTGTCCTgccttaaaaacaattttatttcatcacaaatataaaaaccattattttttttttctcacaggtGGTAcaaaaaacaggcagtgggctaaCCCAGGATATtgtaaaaaactggaaaatatacaGGAGTAGATAATATTCTCTTCCCTAGTTTTCCATATTTCCCCCTGAGGCGTGTAAAAGCATGTAGCCATGCTAAATgcttttataacattaaaaagaaacgaattgtATCTGTGAATAATTCCTCAAGTTACACCAAGATTTCATGGCTCAAGTTGGTCCGTATTTTTCGTTAAACTAATCGCAGCATAACACATGAAAGTGTCCTTTCGGATGACCTCCTGGAGCTAGAATTGCGAGTTTTTCATATTTCTCCCCCCAATTTCCGTGAAACACCGACCGTATCTCTGGAGTAGAGGCTGATACCGCAAGGAATTCTGGGGaatgtagttttggtttgcagcTAGCGAGACATTTCCGGCAGAAGTTGCTGGGCGTGAGAAGAAAGCGAGACAGTTTTCCGCAAACGTCGCTCAAAGGCCCACCGTGGGGTTGGGGGGTtgtggggcggggagggtgggCCTGAAGGGTGTGGCTGCTTGTCCCTACGCGTTTGGCCGGCGGCTTCCCCGGCACGCTCATACGGCGCTTCCGGGCCCCCGGTCTTGCAAGGCCGTCTGGGAGTTGTAGTTCAGACTCTTGCCCGAACTCCGAAGTCCAGCTGCGGCTACGAGGTCAGAGGCCGTCCCCCGCCTTCGGTGCTTGGCTTGGAGGATGGATCCGGGGTCCGGGGCCGACGCGGCCCCGTTGGCTGGTTTGGCCTGGTCGTCGGCCTCGGGGCCCCCGCCGCGGGGGTTCAGTGCGGTGAGCAATGTCAGGGGACCAGGGACGAACAGGGAGAGAGGCGGCGACACCAGGGGCCGGGGGTTGAATGGGGGCAGAGTCGGCTGCGGCCGGGTAAGAGCCTGGCGCTGACCCGCATCCGCGCTGTAGATCTCCTGCACTGTGGAGGGGGCGCCCGCCAGCTTCGGCAAGACTTTCGGGCAGAAATCCGGCTACTTCCTGTGTCTCAATCCTTTGGGCAGCCTAGAGGTAAGGGGCCCTCACCTTCGGAGTCCCCGGGGTCCTCCCACTCCCCTTTGTCCATTCGCTGAGCTCTATGCTAGGCACACGGTCCCTGCTGCTGAGTGATTCTCGATGtatcccctcccccccccccgccagaaTCCACAGGAGAACGTGGTGGTCGATATCCAGGTCCTGGTGGACAAGAGCCCCCTTCCGCCGGGATTCTTTCCGGTCTGCGACCCCCTGGACTCCAGTGAGTACCCTGTCGAAGgcgggagtggggtggggggtcaGGGGCACGTTCGCGTCTCTGCGGGGAGGGTCCAGGAAAGGAATGGAGGGACCACAGGCATGCGATTTTTGAATTTTGGCTGCCCCCTTGATGCACTGGGTAATGACAGTGTTGGCTGAGGACTCAGAGGCCTGATCTAGGGCGGGACGATGTACCCCACCCTGCGTAAAAATGTGCCATTGGTACAGTCTCTGTTCTAGAGTAAGTGTTCAGTCAATGCGACCTGTTTTATTACTGTTACTACTACGCCTTCTTCTTACACTGTAGCTAAGCTGATCCACGCGCAGTTCTATTTTCCACTTCCACGCTTTTGCACACGGGCTCCGGTTACCCTGGAGCTGCCCTCCCAGCCCCGACTGCTCTGCTTTCTAACCATCAGGCTCTCCCTGCCTCTTATGTCCTCTCCATGTCTTGTCATTTATATTTGGCTCTCAGCATATATCTACTGGTACTGGActtggcaaacttttcctgtaaagggccaggtagtaaatatgtTAGGCTTTCCAGCCCAGATGGTTCCTgttgcatatatataatatatacccctttaaaaatgtaaaagccatgcTTTGCTCATGAGCCAGACAAAAACGGATTTGGCTCATAGGTTGTAGTTTGCTGACCTCGGGATTAGAGGGCTGAGGGAAAGTGTGTTTGGAGGGCCAGGATGGGTGTCCAGTTCTGTCTGATCCCACAGCTACCCACCCTCACTGTGGTGCCCATGGCCGCCCGATGAATGCTCCTCCATGTCACCAAAGATGAGCCTGCCCCAATGGCTCCTGAAAGCTTCATGGATTCCCCTCCTATGGCTTTACCGTTCAGGATGTAACCGCTGACCCAGCTCCATCCAGACGGCTGCCTTAAACAGCACCTTGGCGAGCATTCTCCTGGAGCCATCTTTGGACCCCTTTCCTGCTTCTCCCCTTTTCTCATTCCCCTGTCCCTCACTCCCAGAGGCCTCCGTGTCCAAGAAGAAACGCATGTGTGTGAAGCTGGTGCCCTTGGGGGTCGCGGACACAGCTGTCTTTGACGTCCGGCTGAGTGGGAAAACCAAGACGGTGCCTGGATACCTGCGAGTAGGGTAGGgccaccccccagccctcctTCCTTGGCCTCCCAACCCCCATACCTACCCCTCTGACCCTCAGGGACCCCCATGAGTCCTTCTGTCCCTTCtgccacctctctgtgcctcagtttcc comes from Tursiops truncatus isolate mTurTru1 chromosome 3, mTurTru1.mat.Y, whole genome shotgun sequence and encodes:
- the MVB12A gene encoding multivesicular body subunit 12A isoform X1 codes for the protein MDPGSGADAAPLAGLAWSSASGPPPRGFSAISCTVEGAPASFGKTFGQKSGYFLCLNPLGSLENPQENVVVDIQVLVDKSPLPPGFFPVCDPLDSKASVSKKKRMCVKLVPLGVADTAVFDVRLSGKTKTVPGYLRVGDMGGFAIWCKKAKAPRPVPKPRALSRDMRDLSLDPPGQPSKGGFPERTLSRLGSRASTLRRSDSIYEASNLYGISAMDGVPFTLHPRFEGKSCGPLAFSAFADLTIKSLADIEEEYNYGFVVEKTAAARLPPSVS